One genomic window of Medicago truncatula cultivar Jemalong A17 chromosome 1, MtrunA17r5.0-ANR, whole genome shotgun sequence includes the following:
- the LOC11434621 gene encoding nuclear pore complex protein NUP85, translated as MSPNTVDNGTLIPFSGETNNDSLAIYPLHHTLTRPVSRLAISWSRGNSLRVSLFAEPSQTSDAGDGAKVIEVKLGGGDPEIDDADWRRIAYGSVAPFALLQSRRSAISNMSKSPSTYQLDWWEHVLQYSKEITSLLAGPKLGPSPIIDDPNEIVKKNEEPTCLKAAWELMEIFYVDKQSQAWLPERLVDWLADYDSLFTSTQETIHGKLVDFQNDLVNIQVIEDDPRYWEVMSSALSVGWLDIVVKMLRLHGSYQLDQLSNRELENGLVEAVAVLISKMPRLRPESAAGNLGECFKSKPDFIKAWEKWRSQITKLDCSPFWIQCDNQQTRVGLRNLLQVMLGNTESLCTASCYWVELYISHFLYIRPFMIGVESMYNLAQKCIQLKPPTGTHRLTGLLIGILGENTEVVLAEISREFGPWMVAHAVELLTAGSEQAEILLYDERYNLGGISMVELHRLAYAQVLSSHALTWQIAPIYLTSCMKQGMGLLENLLYRQSVQHNNMLLKNIEICRLYELDHISSNIMKVAGVYHWKHGRKGAGVFWLQQSQDTNCLDRIAQQLFDSVGKSISDESFKQWEGLIELLGSESKPAGGLEFLHKYRDFKKSLQMVYSGKSTDAARQAVGSLILLMKNPSTPQRFWLPLLFDSLKLLNWKDSPLLSVSETNLLLNKLQEFSLARQRPHFTEPNLPPQALSSIRLALATNLGRAILDE; from the exons ATGTCCCCTAACACCGTCGACAACGGAACCCTAATCCCATTCTCCGGCGAAACCAACAACGATTCTCTCGCAATCTACCCTCTCCACCACACTCTCACCCGTCCAGTTTCTCGCCTTGCCATCTCCTGGTCCCGCGGCAACTCCCTCCGTGTCTCCCTCTTCGCCGAACCTTCTCAAACCTCCGATGCCGGAGACGGTGCCAAAGTCATTGAAGTTAAGCTCGGTGGTGGAGATCCGGAGATTGATGATGCTGATTGGCGAAGAATTGCGTATGGATCTGTTGCTCCGTTTGCGTTGCTTCAAAGTCGCCGCAGCGCGATTTCAAATATGTCGAAGTCTCCTTCCACGTATCAGTTAGATTG GTGGGAGCATGTCCTTCAATATAGCAAGGAGATAACATCGCTTCTTGCAGGGCCAAAGTTGGGCCCTAGTCCGATAATTGATGACCCAAATGAAATTGTTAAG AAAAATGAGGAGCCAACATGTTTGAAAGCTGCATGGGAGTTGATGGAAATATTTTATGTGGACAAACAATCTCAAGCATGGCTACCTGAAAGGCTTGTTGATTGGTTAGCT GATTATGATAGCCTCTTTACCAGTACACAAGAAACAATTCATGGCAAGCTAGTGGATTTTCAGAATGATCTTGTCAACATACAG GTTATTGAGGATGATCCCAGATATTGGGAAGTGATGTCATCTGCGTTGTCAGTTGGTTGGCTAGATATAGTG GTGAAAATGTTGCGGTTGCATGGATCTTACCAATTAGATCAGCTCAGCAACCGTGAG TTAGAAAATGGATTAGTGGAGGCAGTTGCTGTTCTTATTTCCAAAATGCCTCGATTACGTCCTGAATCTGCTGCTGGAAATTTGGGAGAATGCTTTAAATCCAAGCCTGACTTTATCAAA GCCTGGGAAAAATGGAGGTCACAAATTACTAAACTGGACTGCAGTCCATTTTGGATTCAGTGTGATAATCAACAAACTCGTGTGGGCTTAAGAAACTTGCTACAAGTTATGCTGGGTAACACTGAGAGCCTCTGTACAGCTTCATGTTACTGGGTTGAGTTGTATATTTCTCATTTTCTATACATCAGGCCATTTATGATC GGAGTAGAAAGCATGTATAATTTGGCCCAGAAGTGCATCCAATTGAAACCACCTACTGGTACCCATAGGTTGACTGGACTTTTAATTGGAATTCTTGGAGAAAATACGGAG GTTGTTTTAGCGGAAATTTCCAGAGAATTCGGTCCTTG GATGGTTGCACACGCCGTGGAATTGTTAACTGCAGGGAGTGAGCAAGCAGAGATTCTTCTATATGATGAGCGTTATAACTTGGGGGGAATCAGTATGGTGGAACTTCATCGCCTTGCATATGCTCAAGTTCTATCATCACATGCATTGACCTGGCAA ATAGCTCCAATATATTTAACATCGTGCATGAAGCAAGGAATGGGCTTGCTAGAGAATTTATTGTACCGACAATCTGTTCAACACAACAACATGTTGCTTAAG AACATCGAGATATGCCGCTTATATGAGCTTGATCATATCAGTTCAAATATCATGAAG GTTGCTGGAGTCTATCACTGGAAGCATGGTCGTAAAGGTGCTGGAGTATTTTGGCTTCAACAATCCCAAGATACAAACTGTCTTGATAGGATTGCACAACAGTTATTTGATTCAGTTGGAAAGTCAATCTCCGACGAAAGCTTCAAA CAATGGGAAGGCTTAATTGAGTTATTGGGATCTGAATCTAAGCCTGCTGGAGGTCTTGAGTTTTTACACAA GTATAGAGATTTCAAAAAATCCCTTCAGATGGTATATAGTGGAAAATCGACTGATGCTGCTAGACAAGCTGTAGGCTCCCTCATACTG CTTATGAAAAATCCATCAACCCCTCAGCGCTTTTGGCTGCCCCTTCTGTTTGACTCg
- the LOC25481846 gene encoding RCC1 and BTB domain-containing protein 2, whose protein sequence is MEDVANSGNLPFKVTAVAAGEAHTLLLAGDGRVYSWGRGTLGRLGLGSEQDQLFPAQVKFGSQESIRIVGIAAGAYHSLALADDGSVWCWGYNLYGQLGIINEEDAHNPKYTDGYYSVVPCLLNKFLELHPPDSSTLLLEEVEGKAQLKIISIKAGGMMSLSIDNLGALWMWGNCPHQSKEGIFSIVSNFTPTPVWDFHGHTVVKVACGNEHIIALVSVGESYNGENDDLICYSWGNNNHGQLGLGDTEDRPNPEMVKTFDQDSHWSIYEIACGAFHTALLTHRKRPNDDTLESVCWTFGLGENGQLGHGTTQSTSIPELVQELPQFVNLVSVDCGLFHTCVVSSDGDVWSWGMEKGLGLYPDARVVGEYSSDALSPLVVSNPYEAKFLEPVQVACGAAHTIIVAQEGYKVWSLGRGRSGVLGNGNVVDCYIPTLVLWPPLVEDFHFKQEEPSSFRELDKGKEED, encoded by the exons CTTCTTCTCGCAG GGGATGGGCGTGTATATTCTTGGGGAAGAGGAACATTAGGAAGACTTGGTTTAGGTTCAGAACAAGACCAACTTTTTCCAGCTCAAGTCAAGTTTGGATCACAAGAATCTATCAGAATAGTGGGAATTGCTGCTGGTGCATATCATAGTCTAGCTCTTGCAG ATGATGGATCTGTTTGGTGCTGGGGTTACAATTTAT ATGGTCAACTTGGTATAATCAATGAAGAGGATGCCCACAACCCAAAATATACAGATGGATATTATTCTGTTGTTCCTTGCTTGTTGAACAAGTTTCTTGAGTTGCATCCCCCAGATTCTTCAACCTTATTGTTAGAAGAAGTAGAAGGGAAAGCACAACTAAAG ATAATTTCTATCAAAGCAGGAGGAATGATGTCACTATCAATTGATAATCTTGGTGCCCTATGGATGTGGGGAAACTGTCCACATCAAAGCAAAGAAGGAATATTCTCAATAGTAAGCAATTTCACTCCAACACCAGTTTGGGATTTCCATGGTCACACAGTAGTAAAAGTTGCATGTGGAAATGAACACATTATAGCACTAGTTAGTGTTGGAGAATCATACAATGGTGAAAATGATGATCTCATTTGTTACTCTTGGGGTAACAACAATCATGGTCAATTAGGCTTAGGGGACACAGAAGATAGACCAAATCCAGAAATGGTAAAAACATTTGATCAAGATTCTCATTGGTCAATTTATGAAATAGCATGTGGTGCTTTTCACACTGCTTTGTTAACTCATAGAAAAAGGCCTAATGATGATACATTAGAAAGTGTGTGTTGGACATTTGGTCTTGGTGAAAATGGACAACTTGGTCATGGTACAACACAAAGTACATCAATTCCTGAACTTGTTCAAGAATTGCCACAATTTGTAAATCTTGTTTCTGTTGACTGTGGTTTGTTTCATACTTGTGTTGTTTCGTCGGACGGGGATGTTTGGTCGTGGGGAATGGAGAAGGGTCTTGGCTTGTATCCGGATGCGCGAGTTGTTGGTGAATATTCTAGTGATGCTCTTTCTCCGCTTGTTGTAAGTAATCCTTATGAGGCTAAGTTTTTAGAACCGGTTCAAGTCGCATGTGGCGCGGCTCATACTATTATTGTTGCTCAAGAGGGATATAAAGTTTGGTCTTTGGGAAGAGGAAGAAGTGGTGTTCTTGGAAATGGTAATGTAGTAGATTGTTACATTCCCACTTTAGTGTTATGGCCTCCACTGGTGGAAGATTTTCATTTCAAACAGGAGGAACCATCGAGTTTTCGCGAGCTAGATAAGGGAAAAGAAGAAGACTAA